TAACGCAGGCTGGCAATTTTGATGCCGCCTATGAAGCGTTTGATTCTGTACTAGAGCTTGATCCAACTTATAACTACGCGCGTTTAAACCGAGGCATCGCACTGTATTATGGTGGTCGATACCCGTTAGCGCAGGATGATCTGCAGGCGTTTTATCAAGACGATCCCAATGATCCATTCCGTTCGTTATGGCTTTACCTTGTGGAACGTGAAATCGATCCAAAGAAAGCCACTGCCTCGCTGGAACAGCGATATAACAAGGCGAACAGGAATCAATGGGGATGGAATATTGTCGAATTCTACCTGGGCACCATCAATCAGAAAACATTGATGACACGCTTACAGGAAGATGCAACGGATAACACTTCGCTCGCTGAGCATCTCAGTGAAACTGACTTCTATTTAGGTAAATATTACCTGAGTCTGGGGGACAAGAGCAGTGCCTCTGCGCTGTTCAAACTGACGGTTGCCAACAACGTACATAACTTTGTTGAGCACCGCTATGCACTGTTGGAATTGGCGCTTTTGGGCCAAGAGCAAGACGACCTATCAGAATCGGACCAGCAATAGCTGACGAACAACTACGCCTATACTTTTTAATTGCTTTATCACCTCCTTGAGGTGAGGGCTTTTTGTTCGTTATTTAATCTAATTTGAGCCGGTTCACACTTTTCAATGAAAATCATTGTCCATTTTCTAGACGAGTTATGTAGACTGGCCGCCATCAATGAGGC
This is a stretch of genomic DNA from Hafnia alvei. It encodes these proteins:
- the yrbN gene encoding protein YrbN, with amino-acid sequence MKIIVHFLDELCRLAAINEARVHG
- the nlpI gene encoding lipoprotein NlpI, which translates into the protein MKPILRWCYVATAILLAGCSNLDWRKDEVLAIPLQPSLQQEVMLARMEQILASRALTDDERAQLLYERGVLYDSLGLRALARNDFSQALAIRPDMPEVFNYLGIYLTQAGNFDAAYEAFDSVLELDPTYNYARLNRGIALYYGGRYPLAQDDLQAFYQDDPNDPFRSLWLYLVEREIDPKKATASLEQRYNKANRNQWGWNIVEFYLGTINQKTLMTRLQEDATDNTSLAEHLSETDFYLGKYYLSLGDKSSASALFKLTVANNVHNFVEHRYALLELALLGQEQDDLSESDQQ